In Maridesulfovibrio ferrireducens, one DNA window encodes the following:
- a CDS encoding oligopeptide:H+ symporter, with amino-acid sequence MSESSVSPFKHPKPFYLLFSIEMWERFGYYGMQALLVLFMVNKLGFSDDLADTTFSAFAALVYAFICLGGYVGDKILGNRRTMFFGAVVLTVGYGLLGIDCDKFLYPALGIIIAGNGLFKANPSALVSKLYEKGDSRVDGAFTLYYMAINIGSFAAMSLCPVIQKMYGWNAGFLVCFIGMGIAIGNYIIFRSILDPIGSEADFKPLSVRNLGLTLLGTIFVASISALLLKHLVVAHELLYVAVLVVAGLFMREIYRAEPHERSNLIICLILMVEAVVFFALYQQMPTSLNLFAARNVHLSIFGIPVQAASFQALNPFWIMVISPFLAMLYTKLDKSGKDLSLPGKFALGMIMCCASFLTLALVARYRADAAGYVSGNWLVLSYCFQSIGELLVSGLGLAMVSRLTPERSMGFMMGAWFMFQSVAMVLGGYIATLASVPNGGIHATKSLVIYGDLFMRIGLVTGAIALVMTLFVPVLKKYIRE; translated from the coding sequence ATGTCTGAAAGTTCTGTGAGCCCGTTTAAGCACCCTAAGCCTTTTTATTTACTGTTCTCAATCGAGATGTGGGAAAGGTTCGGTTACTATGGAATGCAGGCTCTTCTGGTCCTGTTTATGGTCAATAAACTGGGGTTCAGCGATGATCTGGCTGACACTACTTTCAGTGCTTTTGCGGCGCTTGTTTATGCCTTTATTTGTCTCGGCGGATATGTCGGTGATAAAATTCTGGGGAACAGGCGGACCATGTTTTTCGGTGCTGTTGTTCTGACGGTTGGTTACGGACTTCTCGGAATTGATTGCGATAAATTTTTATATCCAGCCCTCGGTATAATTATTGCCGGGAACGGCCTTTTTAAGGCGAATCCTTCCGCTCTGGTTTCCAAGCTTTATGAGAAAGGTGACTCCCGTGTGGACGGTGCGTTTACTCTTTATTACATGGCGATAAATATCGGCTCATTTGCGGCGATGTCTCTTTGTCCGGTTATACAGAAAATGTATGGTTGGAATGCCGGATTTCTTGTTTGCTTCATCGGCATGGGGATAGCGATAGGTAACTATATAATATTTAGAAGCATACTTGATCCCATCGGATCGGAAGCAGATTTTAAACCTCTTAGTGTGCGGAATTTAGGTCTGACATTGCTGGGCACTATTTTTGTTGCTTCTATTTCCGCTCTGCTGTTGAAACATTTAGTTGTAGCTCATGAATTGCTTTATGTGGCGGTATTAGTCGTTGCCGGACTTTTTATGCGCGAAATTTACAGAGCGGAGCCGCATGAGCGTTCTAATTTAATTATTTGCCTGATCCTGATGGTTGAGGCTGTCGTTTTTTTCGCTTTGTATCAACAGATGCCTACTTCTCTTAATCTTTTTGCCGCAAGAAATGTTCATCTTTCAATTTTCGGAATTCCGGTACAGGCGGCTTCTTTTCAGGCTTTAAATCCATTCTGGATAATGGTTATAAGTCCTTTTCTTGCAATGCTTTATACAAAACTTGATAAGTCAGGGAAGGATCTTTCTCTGCCCGGTAAGTTCGCGCTCGGAATGATTATGTGTTGTGCGTCTTTTCTGACCTTGGCGCTGGTTGCGCGCTACAGGGCGGATGCCGCCGGATATGTGTCCGGGAACTGGCTGGTTTTAAGTTATTGCTTTCAGAGCATAGGGGAACTTTTGGTCAGCGGGCTCGGGTTGGCTATGGTTTCACGCCTTACTCCTGAACGCTCAATGGGGTTTATGATGGGAGCGTGGTTCATGTTCCAATCAGTCGCGATGGTCCTCGGAGGGTACATCGCAACGCTGGCAAGTGTTCCTAATGGCGGTATTCATGCTACCAAATCTCTTGTTATTTATGGCGATTTATTTATGCGTATCGGACTTGTTACCGGCGCTATCGCTCTTGTTATGACGCTTTTTGTTCCGGTGTTGAAAAAATATATTCGGGAGTGA
- a CDS encoding Bax inhibitor-1/YccA family protein: MSRFGSAGAVRSKPEILNAFMRGVYNWMSLGLLMTAAVAWFTASTPAVLNLVFAQNAAGVYGPTMLFWVALVGEIGLVFYLSARISSLSASAATGLFMAYSGLNGLTLSVLLLAYTASSIFQTFLVTAGMFAALSLYGLTTKKDLTGMGSFMFMGLFGIIIASVVNMFMQSSAMDFVISVIGVIVFAGLTAYDSQKLKVMGESVPSGDETALRRGTIMGALTLYLDFINLFLFLLRFMGTARD; encoded by the coding sequence ATGAGTAGATTTGGTTCTGCCGGTGCAGTGAGATCTAAACCGGAAATCCTTAATGCTTTTATGCGTGGGGTTTATAACTGGATGAGTCTGGGCCTTTTGATGACAGCCGCTGTTGCATGGTTTACCGCGTCAACTCCAGCTGTTCTTAATCTGGTTTTTGCTCAGAATGCTGCCGGAGTATATGGGCCGACTATGTTGTTCTGGGTTGCTCTTGTTGGCGAAATCGGGCTTGTTTTTTATCTGAGCGCCCGCATTAGCAGTCTTTCTGCCAGCGCGGCAACGGGTCTTTTTATGGCCTACAGCGGACTTAACGGTTTGACTTTGTCTGTGCTTTTGCTCGCTTACACAGCTTCTTCTATTTTCCAGACATTTCTGGTTACCGCCGGAATGTTTGCGGCTTTGAGTCTTTATGGTTTGACCACCAAAAAAGATCTTACCGGAATGGGTTCCTTTATGTTTATGGGGCTTTTCGGGATCATTATCGCTTCTGTCGTGAACATGTTTATGCAGAGTTCTGCTATGGATTTTGTAATTTCTGTTATCGGAGTAATCGTGTTCGCAGGACTTACTGCTTACGATTCTCAGAAACTTAAAGTTATGGGTGAATCGGTTCCTTCTGGTGACGAAACAGCCCTTAGACGCGGAACAATCATGGGCGCTTTGACGCTCTATCTTGATTTTATCAACTTGTTCCTCTTCCTCTTAAGATTCATGGGGACTGCTCGCGATTAG
- a CDS encoding tRNA(5-methylaminomethyl-2-thiouridylate) methyltransferase: protein MSALFELDDQLQFTSNEVTSRPMNTRYDALALFSGGLDSILACKVIQDQGLKVLGIHFITPFFGNPEKIEDWQEIYGVDILPVDISSKYIKMMLDVPAHGMGKLVNPCVDCKIMMLRHAHSLMDEFGAKFIISGEVVGQRPMSQRQEALNSIRNDAAVKDVLLRPLCAKSQLITPCEESGLVDREKLPHISGRGRKEQLAMAKAYGFKVIPTPAGGCKLTEYENAARFLPLLRNLKEPDVNFFKLTTVGRQYWAGNKLLAIGRNQDDNENIEKLFNDGDYVFEVKDFPGPLSLGRALNSEGWTEREILDAAAMTASFSPKARNSGGEVVVNVIGPNGNKDVSVLPSRETETVFAGPNLEGLKEWKIERENFRLKNIELKKNEGDNLALGKND from the coding sequence GTGTCAGCACTTTTCGAGCTTGATGATCAGTTGCAGTTTACTTCGAATGAGGTTACAAGCCGCCCCATGAACACTCGATATGACGCTTTAGCTCTCTTTTCAGGGGGCCTCGATAGTATACTGGCATGCAAGGTTATTCAGGATCAGGGACTTAAGGTTCTAGGTATTCATTTCATCACTCCTTTTTTCGGCAATCCTGAGAAGATTGAAGATTGGCAGGAAATTTATGGTGTTGATATACTTCCTGTTGATATAAGCTCTAAATATATAAAAATGATGCTTGATGTTCCCGCTCACGGCATGGGTAAACTTGTTAATCCCTGTGTGGATTGCAAGATTATGATGCTTCGTCATGCCCATTCTCTGATGGATGAATTCGGAGCAAAATTTATTATTTCCGGTGAAGTTGTAGGGCAGAGGCCTATGTCGCAACGGCAGGAAGCGCTAAATTCAATCAGAAATGATGCGGCAGTTAAAGACGTATTGCTGCGCCCTTTATGTGCGAAAAGTCAGTTAATCACTCCTTGTGAAGAATCCGGCCTTGTAGACAGGGAGAAGCTTCCGCATATCAGCGGCCGCGGACGTAAAGAGCAGCTTGCAATGGCCAAAGCATATGGATTTAAGGTTATTCCTACACCTGCGGGAGGCTGTAAGCTTACTGAATATGAAAATGCAGCTCGCTTTCTGCCGCTTCTGCGGAATCTTAAAGAACCTGATGTTAATTTTTTCAAGCTGACGACAGTCGGTCGGCAGTATTGGGCCGGTAATAAATTGCTCGCAATCGGCAGGAATCAAGACGACAATGAGAATATTGAAAAATTATTCAATGATGGGGATTATGTTTTTGAAGTAAAGGATTTCCCTGGTCCTTTAAGCCTTGGACGCGCTCTCAATTCTGAAGGATGGACCGAGCGTGAGATTCTCGATGCAGCAGCTATGACGGCTTCTTTTTCACCGAAGGCTCGTAATTCCGGCGGTGAAGTGGTTGTGAATGTCATCGGTCCGAATGGAAATAAAGATGTTTCGGTTTTACCCTCCAGAGAGACTGAGACCGTTTTTGCGGGACCTAATCTTGAGGGACTTAAAGAATGGAAGATCGAACGCGAAAATTTTAGACTTAAAAATATTGAGCTTAAAAAAAATGAAGGTGATAATTTGGCGCTGGGAAAAAATGACTAA
- the rnr gene encoding ribonuclease R, translated as MGKKKHSKNPGVIKPFEVVKILRKSEKPLSGGEIQKRLGLTKRHRKFVKELLVALVDEGKIVKAGSAYGLLEKMNMITGKLQVQRSGAAFVLPDEKGRKDIFIRPKSMNEAWHGDRVSVAILSANSGGKNPEGRVLSVLERGKQVFPVRVVRATGATALLCNPTDPKLNFGIVVEPSEAVKSPSLASAKLEKSVLNKAGVDSTVASSKEQSFDYSKVSRGDILLVAPGERIHANLWKGKILKYLGREDDVLVQEAIVKANNGVPTEFPEKALEQAGSLPDRPSEEDFKSREDMREIQFVTIDGATAKDFDDAIHVETTAKGYRLRVAIADVSHYVAMNSPMDREAGKRANSYYFPKSVEPMFPEALSNGLCSLNPNVERLAMNATIEFDKNGVPLSSKFASVVIRSHARLTYNQVYKAIIQGDEEERAKISDVVPMLEVAEKLALQINARRKERGSLDFDLPEPEILFNLQGETVDICPRVRNFAHQIIEEFMIAANEAVAEFLTAREMPCLYRVHPGPDPQKLTNFFKVLKKMGVANDIPDPITPQSLQKVLQSADGADQEFLVSRMLIRSMKQAKYEPGNEGHFGLASDCYCHFTSPIRRYADLAVHRSLKVALGDQHQPMHAQKQLTGLGSHLSARERVAMEAEREILKRLTIIFLKDKVGEQFTGIISSMAEFGFWVEFQEVMAEGMIRLASLSDDYYTFWADRQMIVGERSGKAFRLGQKVIVKLDSVSLELLEANLSIVEGGENFKKFV; from the coding sequence ATGGGTAAAAAGAAACATTCCAAGAATCCCGGCGTAATTAAGCCGTTTGAAGTAGTGAAAATTTTACGCAAAAGCGAGAAACCTCTTTCAGGTGGTGAAATTCAGAAAAGGCTGGGATTGACAAAACGTCATCGTAAGTTTGTGAAAGAGTTGCTTGTTGCACTGGTTGATGAAGGAAAAATAGTCAAGGCTGGAAGTGCTTACGGCCTCCTTGAAAAGATGAATATGATTACCGGAAAGCTTCAGGTTCAGAGGTCCGGTGCGGCTTTTGTTCTGCCGGATGAAAAAGGGCGCAAGGATATTTTCATTCGTCCTAAATCAATGAATGAAGCATGGCACGGAGATAGAGTTTCGGTTGCAATTTTAAGCGCCAATAGTGGTGGTAAAAATCCCGAAGGGCGTGTTCTCAGTGTGCTTGAAAGAGGGAAACAGGTTTTCCCTGTAAGAGTTGTCCGTGCGACCGGAGCAACTGCGTTGCTTTGTAATCCCACAGATCCGAAGCTCAATTTCGGGATAGTGGTTGAACCGAGCGAAGCTGTAAAAAGTCCATCATTGGCGAGCGCAAAGTTAGAAAAATCCGTCCTTAATAAAGCAGGTGTTGACTCAACTGTAGCTTCATCAAAGGAACAGTCTTTTGACTATTCAAAGGTTTCCCGCGGAGATATTTTACTCGTTGCTCCCGGTGAACGGATTCATGCAAATTTGTGGAAAGGTAAAATTCTTAAGTATCTTGGACGTGAAGATGATGTTCTTGTGCAGGAAGCGATAGTTAAGGCTAATAATGGAGTTCCGACCGAATTTCCTGAAAAAGCGTTGGAACAGGCTGGTTCTCTACCGGATCGTCCGAGTGAGGAAGATTTTAAATCCCGCGAAGATATGCGCGAGATTCAGTTTGTCACTATTGACGGCGCGACCGCAAAAGATTTTGACGATGCTATTCATGTTGAAACAACAGCGAAGGGTTACAGACTCAGAGTCGCAATTGCGGACGTAAGCCATTACGTTGCAATGAATTCTCCGATGGATCGAGAAGCAGGTAAACGCGCTAATTCCTATTATTTCCCTAAATCTGTTGAACCTATGTTCCCTGAAGCACTCAGTAACGGGCTTTGCAGTCTTAATCCGAATGTTGAACGGCTTGCGATGAATGCAACAATTGAGTTCGACAAAAACGGTGTTCCGCTATCTTCGAAATTTGCTTCGGTGGTAATCCGCAGTCATGCACGATTGACCTACAATCAGGTCTACAAAGCAATTATTCAGGGAGATGAAGAGGAACGCGCTAAGATTTCTGATGTTGTTCCTATGCTGGAAGTTGCGGAAAAACTGGCCCTTCAAATCAATGCAAGAAGGAAGGAACGGGGCAGTCTTGATTTTGATCTGCCAGAGCCGGAAATTCTTTTTAATTTGCAGGGTGAAACAGTGGATATCTGCCCGAGAGTCCGCAACTTTGCACATCAGATAATTGAAGAGTTTATGATCGCAGCTAACGAAGCTGTGGCTGAATTTTTGACTGCGCGTGAAATGCCTTGCCTATATCGCGTGCATCCCGGTCCTGATCCTCAGAAGTTGACCAATTTCTTTAAGGTATTGAAGAAAATGGGTGTCGCCAACGATATCCCTGACCCCATAACTCCACAATCTTTGCAGAAGGTTCTTCAGAGCGCAGACGGGGCGGATCAGGAATTTCTGGTGAGCAGAATGCTGATAAGATCCATGAAGCAGGCTAAGTACGAACCTGGAAATGAAGGTCATTTCGGGCTGGCTTCAGATTGTTACTGTCATTTCACTTCGCCGATCAGACGTTATGCCGACCTTGCCGTGCACAGATCGTTGAAGGTTGCTCTCGGTGATCAGCATCAACCGATGCATGCTCAAAAGCAATTGACAGGCCTTGGGTCACATCTGAGCGCACGTGAGCGTGTTGCAATGGAAGCTGAGCGTGAAATCCTTAAGCGTCTGACCATTATTTTTCTTAAAGATAAAGTCGGAGAACAATTTACCGGCATTATTTCATCTATGGCAGAGTTCGGATTCTGGGTAGAATTCCAAGAAGTTATGGCAGAAGGTATGATCAGACTGGCTAGTCTAAGTGATGACTATTATACTTTCTGGGCTGACCGTCAGATGATTGTGGGTGAACGTTCGGGTAAGGCTTTCAGATTGGGACAGAAAGTTATTGTAAAGCTTGACTCTGTGAGTCTTGAGTTACTTGAAGCCAACTTGTCGATAGTGGAAGGCGGAGAAAATTTTAAAAAGTTTGTCTAG
- a CDS encoding calcium/sodium antiporter, whose protein sequence is MVSNAIYFLLSIFLLWFGADWIVESASKIAKKYKVSDLVVGLTIVAFGTSAPEFLVTATAAFKGLSDLSLSNVVGSNIFNLGFILGLMALIKPLPTTRALALRDTPLLLATTALILGLAYFGNLGRGAGVLLISILLGYIVYLIVHSKRAAKAMSGIPQIEEEVCEIRVIDWVKLAAGFVGIALGGDFMVESASVIATHFGVSNWVIGMTIVAAGTSLPELVTCLAASLKGRNEMLLGNLIGSDFFNFAGVLGLTCILRPLEVSPEAMPGLTILVAMVALVLLFIRTGWKVSRTEGAILITLSMLRWVQDFMT, encoded by the coding sequence ATGGTTTCTAACGCAATATATTTTCTTCTTAGTATTTTTCTACTTTGGTTCGGAGCTGACTGGATTGTTGAGTCTGCGTCTAAGATCGCTAAAAAATATAAAGTTTCCGACCTTGTTGTAGGCTTGACCATTGTTGCTTTCGGAACATCTGCTCCTGAATTTTTGGTTACAGCCACCGCAGCGTTTAAGGGACTTTCGGATTTATCCTTATCCAATGTAGTCGGTTCGAATATTTTTAATCTAGGTTTTATTTTAGGGTTGATGGCTTTAATTAAGCCGCTTCCCACAACTCGCGCGCTGGCTTTGCGTGATACTCCGTTGCTGCTTGCGACAACTGCTTTGATTCTGGGGCTTGCCTATTTCGGTAATCTCGGACGCGGAGCAGGAGTGTTGCTGATCTCTATTCTGCTCGGATATATTGTCTATCTGATTGTGCATAGTAAACGGGCGGCCAAAGCTATGTCCGGCATTCCGCAGATAGAGGAAGAAGTGTGCGAAATCCGTGTAATTGACTGGGTGAAATTAGCTGCCGGATTTGTAGGAATTGCGCTCGGCGGTGACTTTATGGTTGAATCCGCTTCTGTCATTGCAACTCATTTCGGTGTTTCCAACTGGGTTATAGGTATGACTATTGTTGCAGCCGGAACATCTTTGCCGGAACTGGTAACCTGTCTTGCCGCATCCTTAAAAGGTCGTAACGAAATGTTGCTTGGTAATCTTATCGGCAGTGACTTCTTTAACTTTGCCGGAGTGCTGGGGCTTACCTGTATATTGCGGCCACTTGAGGTTTCTCCTGAAGCTATGCCGGGTCTAACCATACTTGTTGCCATGGTCGCTTTGGTACTTCTGTTTATTCGTACAGGGTGGAAAGTTTCCCGTACGGAAGGGGCGATTCTTATTACGCTAAGTATGCTTCGCTGGGTTCAGGATTTTATGACTTAG
- a CDS encoding helix-turn-helix transcriptional regulator, protein MQTKDFDSFFERLREQTDISTQAQLARELGVGRAAVSLVKKKGAVPPRWILDLSVRYNIDSTWLESGLGLPHSEESAEAFAEDFTRVPKVAARLSAGGGSFETGGEIEGYYAFHKNWISSKGNPANMVLMEVYGNSMEPELKAGDIVLLDQSKQSILAGGIYAIGVEDTVMVKRVEKRPGQVVLHSDNTDYSPIFLGGDELENVRVLGQVVWASREYQ, encoded by the coding sequence ATGCAAACCAAAGATTTTGATTCATTTTTTGAGAGGCTGCGGGAGCAGACAGATATTTCAACTCAGGCTCAGTTGGCTCGCGAACTCGGAGTCGGGCGAGCTGCGGTGTCCTTGGTTAAAAAAAAAGGGGCCGTTCCTCCTCGTTGGATATTGGATTTGTCGGTGCGCTATAATATAGATTCAACATGGCTTGAATCGGGGCTTGGCTTGCCTCATTCCGAAGAAAGCGCAGAAGCGTTTGCGGAAGACTTTACGAGAGTTCCGAAAGTTGCGGCCCGACTGTCAGCCGGCGGCGGATCTTTTGAGACAGGTGGGGAAATTGAAGGTTATTACGCATTTCATAAAAACTGGATAAGTTCTAAGGGTAACCCCGCTAATATGGTTTTGATGGAAGTGTACGGAAACAGCATGGAGCCCGAACTTAAAGCGGGAGATATCGTGCTGCTTGATCAATCCAAGCAGAGCATTCTTGCGGGTGGTATTTATGCCATCGGCGTTGAAGATACTGTAATGGTTAAGCGGGTTGAAAAGCGCCCGGGACAGGTTGTTCTTCATAGTGATAACACCGACTATTCGCCTATTTTTCTTGGCGGAGATGAGCTTGAAAATGTAAGAGTTCTCGGTCAGGTTGTCTGGGCGTCACGCGAATATCAGTAA
- a CDS encoding molybdopterin-binding protein, with protein MQISARNLIPGTVKEITIGMVSAEVIITIAPGVEVASVITKSSVERMGLKKGDTINAMIKASSVMVAKD; from the coding sequence ATGCAAATTAGCGCACGCAATCTTATCCCCGGCACAGTCAAAGAAATTACCATCGGCATGGTCAGCGCTGAGGTAATCATCACAATTGCACCCGGAGTTGAAGTGGCCTCTGTCATCACCAAAAGCTCTGTCGAAAGAATGGGCCTTAAAAAAGGCGACACAATCAATGCCATGATCAAGGCATCCAGCGTCATGGTAGCTAAAGACTAG
- a CDS encoding ABC transporter substrate-binding protein: MISFHRRKILRAICKIIFITVILSISATGGSYAKEIQKEKIVILFGHRFPPFYSINKSNESSQNLKGLFIDILENFTKSHPQYKLEYKCLPRGRINKVLAAENADAFALTDPMFVSKEINSKFAPSLPLWKIGDHLLVRKNSDIIDNNIEDLRGKRIAVLHGNGYGPLDEYFDKDIIHKHSVYRTSQILELVTKRRVEGAICNEMTLPKLMSRSSHSINSFRIIEKPLYEYNLHLLIKRSKTDFLEDFNIFITKNKIPTIKHTVQHK; this comes from the coding sequence ATGATATCCTTTCATCGAAGAAAAATATTAAGAGCAATATGTAAAATAATTTTTATAACTGTAATATTATCTATTTCTGCTACTGGCGGATCTTATGCCAAAGAGATTCAAAAAGAAAAAATCGTTATTTTGTTCGGTCATAGATTTCCGCCATTCTATTCAATCAACAAAAGCAACGAATCCAGCCAAAATCTTAAAGGGCTTTTCATAGACATATTAGAAAATTTTACAAAGAGCCATCCACAATACAAGCTTGAATACAAATGTTTACCCCGAGGACGAATTAATAAAGTTCTCGCAGCAGAAAATGCAGACGCTTTCGCATTGACGGACCCGATGTTTGTCTCGAAAGAAATTAACAGCAAATTTGCTCCTTCACTCCCTTTATGGAAGATCGGAGACCATTTGCTGGTAAGAAAAAATTCGGACATTATAGACAATAATATTGAGGATTTAAGAGGAAAACGAATAGCAGTACTGCACGGTAATGGCTACGGGCCATTGGATGAATATTTTGATAAAGACATAATACACAAGCACTCTGTCTATCGCACATCGCAAATACTTGAACTGGTCACAAAGCGGAGAGTTGAAGGCGCCATTTGCAATGAAATGACCTTACCGAAACTTATGAGCCGGTCCAGCCATTCCATTAATTCATTTCGTATTATAGAAAAACCACTTTACGAATATAATTTGCACCTACTCATAAAAAGAAGCAAAACTGACTTTCTAGAAGATTTTAATATATTCATTACAAAGAATAAAATTCCTACCATTAAACACACTGTTCAACACAAATAA
- the lpxK gene encoding tetraacyldisaccharide 4'-kinase, which produces MSFLRIAQNILSPVLAPAGYAYGSVMACRAKLYKRDSFTRFNPACPCISVGNIGSGGSGKTPLAGWLLAWANSLGMQSVLLSRGYGASPSKLPYLVTAESSVEESGDEPLMLASENPYARVVVDPIRIRSGKWATDQFKPDLMVLDDGFQHMAVRRDLDFVLMTPDDFSDGWNKVIPRGTWREGQKALGRADVFFVKSPAGDFNSMKDLIKEKLGKYKKPVFQFNLQAEGLRLLNGEDSLPFGSDKYLLVSGIGKPEQFSRDSSEFMGQIASEHMIFKDHHPYNAQDVKMIRQKAVQVGAAKIICTPKDAVKLRKLGCEEFYTINLHVEFEESIFFDGTKSCAPNIGPVSFAGWWNRERLAQAYKSRNRQ; this is translated from the coding sequence ATGTCTTTTTTACGTATCGCGCAAAATATTTTAAGTCCTGTTCTTGCCCCTGCCGGGTATGCCTACGGCTCTGTGATGGCTTGCCGTGCAAAGCTCTACAAGAGAGATTCTTTCACCCGTTTTAATCCTGCATGTCCGTGTATCTCTGTAGGAAATATCGGTTCCGGCGGAAGCGGCAAAACTCCCTTGGCAGGTTGGCTTTTAGCTTGGGCGAATAGTCTGGGAATGCAGTCTGTGCTTCTTAGTCGCGGTTATGGAGCATCTCCTTCAAAGCTTCCTTATCTGGTCACAGCTGAAAGTTCTGTTGAAGAATCCGGGGACGAGCCTTTGATGCTTGCTTCTGAAAATCCTTATGCGCGGGTTGTTGTTGATCCTATCCGTATTCGTTCAGGTAAATGGGCGACTGATCAATTTAAGCCGGATTTAATGGTGCTTGATGACGGATTTCAGCATATGGCTGTCCGGCGTGATTTGGATTTTGTTTTAATGACACCGGATGATTTTAGCGATGGATGGAATAAGGTTATTCCGCGCGGAACATGGCGCGAAGGTCAAAAGGCACTTGGGCGGGCAGATGTCTTTTTTGTTAAGAGTCCGGCTGGCGATTTCAATTCCATGAAAGATCTTATAAAAGAGAAACTCGGTAAATATAAAAAACCTGTTTTCCAATTTAATTTGCAAGCCGAGGGACTTAGACTTTTGAATGGTGAAGATTCACTTCCGTTTGGTAGTGATAAGTATTTGCTGGTTTCAGGTATCGGCAAACCTGAACAGTTCAGTAGAGACAGCAGTGAATTTATGGGTCAAATCGCTTCAGAACATATGATATTTAAGGATCATCATCCGTATAATGCGCAGGATGTTAAGATGATCAGGCAGAAAGCCGTGCAAGTCGGCGCTGCAAAAATAATATGCACTCCGAAAGATGCAGTTAAGCTTCGTAAATTAGGTTGCGAAGAATTTTATACTATTAATCTGCATGTAGAATTTGAAGAATCAATTTTCTTTGACGGAACCAAGTCTTGTGCCCCTAATATCGGGCCGGTCAGCTTTGCCGGCTGGTGGAACAGAGAACGGCTTGCACAAGCGTATAAAAGTAGAAACAGACAATAA
- a CDS encoding UPF0489 family protein, protein MGEWIVYFQGRNHSTAIKLNFLWKDHNIFIMDNHRAALWCWLSSIKDHPDVGLFHVDRHYDALFSVKDYVHFPHEDFNSLSIDEYLSCGYDNDFFAVTPLFRWDNYLGLFIEKYRNQVREWAFATHGKGAAPKDIPFAAYEPWEFPAGLYELKGKWIFNLDLDYFFGRMSSGKMERLFTDVYVRDFSKALRAGLDSGVIVALTVSLSPECAGGWEGTEEVLKLITEGLEIDFSLPASPDLEHSI, encoded by the coding sequence ATGGGCGAGTGGATAGTATATTTTCAGGGGCGTAATCATTCAACCGCAATAAAGCTTAATTTTTTGTGGAAAGATCATAATATCTTTATAATGGATAATCACCGGGCTGCGCTTTGGTGCTGGCTTTCCAGTATAAAAGATCATCCAGATGTTGGCTTGTTTCATGTTGATAGACATTATGACGCTTTATTTTCTGTGAAAGATTATGTTCATTTTCCTCACGAAGATTTTAATTCGCTTAGCATTGATGAATATCTTTCCTGTGGTTATGATAATGATTTTTTTGCGGTAACACCGCTTTTCAGGTGGGATAACTATCTGGGTTTATTTATTGAAAAATATCGTAATCAAGTTAGGGAGTGGGCTTTCGCCACGCATGGAAAAGGTGCCGCTCCAAAAGATATTCCTTTCGCAGCATACGAACCTTGGGAGTTTCCTGCGGGGCTTTATGAACTGAAGGGAAAATGGATTTTCAATCTTGATCTTGATTATTTTTTTGGAAGAATGAGCAGCGGTAAGATGGAAAGGTTGTTTACTGATGTGTATGTTCGGGATTTTTCCAAAGCCTTACGTGCCGGTCTTGATTCTGGTGTAATTGTGGCCTTGACGGTGAGTTTAAGCCCTGAATGCGCTGGAGGATGGGAAGGAACAGAAGAAGTCCTTAAGCTGATCACCGAAGGACTTGAAATAGATTTCAGCCTGCCTGCATCTCCTGATCTCGAACATTCAATATGA